The following coding sequences are from one Nitrospira sp. CR1.1 window:
- a CDS encoding response regulator — MPAPSSTHKKILIVEDEKDILQLVKLYLEKEGFRTVAAMTGTEGLRQVKAEHPDLIILDLMLPELDGLEVCKRIRLNQETALLPILMLTAKAEESDTVIGLELGADDYVTKPFSPKALVARVKALLRRLDRNANSPQTQYHYGPLTVDLSRHEVRLEGEEITLTAKEFGLLEHLLRNVGRVLTRDVLLSAVWGYDYYGTTRTVDVHVRRLKQKLPLLDDAIVSIKSLGYKLRESDIPA, encoded by the coding sequence ATGCCGGCTCCTTCCAGCACGCATAAAAAAATTCTGATCGTTGAAGATGAGAAAGATATTCTGCAACTCGTCAAACTCTACCTCGAGAAAGAGGGGTTCCGGACAGTTGCCGCCATGACCGGCACAGAGGGCCTTCGGCAGGTCAAAGCCGAACATCCCGACCTGATTATTCTCGATCTCATGTTGCCTGAACTGGACGGCCTGGAGGTTTGCAAGCGGATCCGCCTGAATCAGGAGACCGCGCTGCTTCCCATTCTCATGTTGACCGCCAAGGCGGAAGAGTCCGATACGGTCATTGGCCTAGAACTGGGAGCCGATGATTACGTGACCAAACCCTTCAGCCCCAAAGCCCTGGTGGCGCGGGTCAAGGCTTTGCTGCGCCGGCTAGACCGCAACGCGAACAGTCCTCAAACCCAATATCATTACGGCCCCTTGACCGTGGATCTCTCCCGGCATGAAGTCCGGCTAGAGGGTGAAGAAATCACGCTCACCGCGAAAGAATTCGGTCTCTTGGAACACCTACTGCGCAATGTCGGGCGGGTGCTCACGCGCGACGTCTTACTCAGCGCCGTGTGGGGGTATGACTACTACGGGACCACGCGCACGGTGGATGTGCACGTGCGCCGGCTCAAACAGAAACTCCCGCTTCTGGATGACGCCATCGTGTCGATCAAATCACTCGGATATAAATTGCGCGAGTCCGACATTCCGGCATGA
- a CDS encoding geranylgeranyl reductase family protein: MADGHGHTTYDVIIVGMGPAGAAAAAVLSRGGLAVLGLDKESHPRYKVCGGGLSARIDHVLEPGFQSVVEQSVNGVRFVYRGQDPLLIQSTHPIAYMVMRDRFDHYLVQEAIQAGTHIRTGHGVLEIQQDPQGVEVATGQGRYRAKIVIGADGANSLVARRFFPQRSQYRAPALESEVSIRGDHHFPAATTILVDVGAARQGYGWIFPKQTGLSVGIGEFRRKATSLRATFDRFVTEERGLTGWTVPRPAGHPIPVYTESEGRGQGGDSRFAAGRAVLVGDAAHLVDPLFGEGIYYAIRSGQLAAHAILAHQNNYSESLAAYETALEREILPDFRVTARMARVIYAFPRLAFKLLRRYQDVVQDYFEVLQGRTTAQAFLPNAKIRLKASVNDLLLEALHLR; this comes from the coding sequence ATGGCTGATGGGCACGGACACACAACCTACGACGTGATCATTGTCGGGATGGGACCGGCGGGGGCGGCCGCTGCGGCGGTCCTTAGTCGCGGTGGGCTAGCGGTACTCGGCTTGGATAAGGAGTCGCATCCCCGATACAAAGTATGCGGTGGTGGCTTATCGGCGCGCATCGACCACGTGCTGGAACCTGGTTTTCAATCCGTGGTCGAGCAGTCTGTGAACGGCGTCAGATTTGTCTACCGTGGACAGGATCCTCTGCTCATCCAATCAACCCATCCGATTGCCTACATGGTCATGCGGGACCGTTTCGACCACTATCTCGTGCAGGAAGCGATTCAGGCCGGGACCCATATCCGAACCGGTCACGGCGTGCTGGAGATTCAGCAGGACCCACAGGGCGTGGAGGTGGCCACCGGCCAGGGGCGCTATCGGGCAAAGATCGTCATTGGTGCAGACGGGGCCAATAGTCTGGTTGCGCGCCGCTTCTTTCCGCAAAGATCGCAGTACCGGGCTCCGGCGTTGGAGAGTGAGGTGTCGATCAGAGGTGATCACCACTTTCCCGCCGCTACAACGATTCTTGTAGATGTGGGGGCCGCTCGTCAGGGATACGGTTGGATCTTTCCAAAGCAAACAGGCCTTTCCGTGGGAATCGGGGAATTCCGTCGCAAAGCGACAAGCCTGCGCGCGACCTTCGACCGTTTTGTCACAGAAGAACGAGGCTTGACCGGCTGGACGGTGCCGCGCCCGGCAGGGCATCCGATTCCTGTCTATACAGAATCCGAAGGGCGGGGTCAGGGAGGGGATTCCCGCTTTGCCGCAGGCCGTGCGGTGCTCGTCGGGGATGCCGCCCATTTGGTGGACCCGTTGTTCGGCGAGGGCATTTATTATGCGATCCGTTCAGGCCAACTGGCGGCCCATGCGATACTGGCGCATCAGAACAATTACAGCGAGTCGCTGGCGGCGTACGAGACGGCGCTAGAACGGGAAATCCTTCCGGATTTCCGTGTGACGGCCAGAATGGCCCGGGTCATCTATGCCTTTCCTCGCCTCGCATTCAAGCTCCTGCGCCGTTACCAGGACGTCGTGCAGGATTATTTCGAAGTCCTGCAGGGACGTACGACGGCCCAGGCATTCCTCCCGAACGCGAAGATACGCCTGAAGGCATCAGTCAACGACCTCCTCCTCGAAGCATTACATTTGCGGTAA
- a CDS encoding redoxin domain-containing protein, producing MFLVVWLQSSKYEPLIVGKEAPDFQLPDLNDKPLRLSDYRGKVVFLNFWATWCKPCREEMPSMEVLYKNFEKDGLVILAVSIDRVTTKKEIPPFVKGLNLTFPVLVDSWGQTDKRYKLMGVPETYIIDQQGVLREKVIGPRDWTRLDNLKVLTQLLKPADKAASAASSKAAPVL from the coding sequence ATGTTTCTCGTTGTCTGGCTGCAGAGCTCAAAGTATGAGCCGTTGATCGTCGGAAAAGAGGCCCCGGACTTTCAACTGCCTGACTTAAACGACAAGCCCTTACGCTTGTCTGATTACCGAGGGAAAGTCGTCTTTTTAAATTTTTGGGCCACCTGGTGCAAACCCTGCCGGGAAGAAATGCCTTCTATGGAAGTGTTGTACAAGAATTTTGAAAAAGACGGACTCGTGATTCTGGCAGTCAGCATCGACCGGGTCACGACAAAAAAAGAGATTCCACCCTTTGTCAAAGGCCTGAATCTGACCTTTCCCGTCTTGGTCGACTCCTGGGGGCAAACGGATAAACGCTACAAATTGATGGGAGTTCCCGAGACCTACATCATCGATCAGCAAGGTGTGCTGCGCGAAAAAGTGATCGGGCCCAGGGACTGGACGCGATTGGATAACCTCAAAGTGCTGACGCAACTCCTGAAGCCTGCGGACAAGGCGGCGAGTGCAGCCTCTTCCAAAGCGGCTCCGGTATTATAA
- a CDS encoding DUF47 family protein codes for MFGLIPREEAFFDLFKNAAHNMIEGSRLLKDMTEDFRNPVEKAKRIKDVEHVGDGITHEIARKLNQTFITPIDREDIHDLASALDDILDVVEAIADRFVLYKVVAPTEAAIRLANVLYQAAVEVGATVDLLGKSHQAVTECSVRVNSLENEADRISRDAISSLFEKETDPIAVIKWKEIYENFEAGTDRCEDVANILERIALKHT; via the coding sequence ATGTTCGGTCTCATACCTCGGGAAGAAGCGTTTTTCGACCTGTTCAAGAATGCGGCGCATAACATGATCGAAGGGAGCCGTCTATTGAAGGATATGACGGAGGACTTTCGGAATCCGGTTGAGAAAGCGAAGCGCATCAAGGACGTCGAGCATGTCGGGGACGGCATTACTCATGAGATTGCCCGGAAACTGAATCAGACCTTCATTACGCCCATTGATCGGGAAGACATTCACGATCTGGCGAGCGCCTTGGATGACATCCTGGATGTGGTCGAGGCGATTGCCGATCGATTTGTGCTGTATAAGGTGGTGGCTCCCACGGAAGCGGCGATCAGGCTGGCAAATGTGCTGTATCAAGCGGCTGTTGAAGTCGGGGCGACAGTTGATTTGCTCGGCAAGTCCCATCAAGCGGTCACGGAGTGCAGCGTGCGAGTGAATAGCTTGGAAAATGAGGCCGATCGCATCTCTCGCGATGCCATCTCGTCATTGTTTGAGAAGGAGACGGACCCGATCGCCGTCATCAAATGGAAAGAGATCTACGAAAATTTCGAGGCGGGAACCGATCGGTGTGAAGATGTCGCCAACATTCTCGAGCGCATCGCCTTGAAGCACACGTGA
- the ispH gene encoding 4-hydroxy-3-methylbut-2-enyl diphosphate reductase: MKIYLANPRGFCAGVDRAIDIVDLSLKKYGAPIYVRHEIVHSRHVVNSLRHKGAVFVEELNEVPEGSVVIFSAHGVAKSVWEEAQSRRLHVIDATCPLVIKVHNEVNRDYTQGYELILIGHAGHPEVIGTLGQIPDKFHLVSSVQDVETLHVEKTQNLSYVTQTTLSVDECRDIVEALHRRFPNIKGPHQEDICYATQNRQNAVKSLSKLVDVILVIGSPNSSNSNRLRELGEHCGIPSYLIDAASDINPDWLKDAKSVGLSAGASAPEVLVTEVVAYLKRLGSSEEVEELTVIEEDVEFLLPKELVTIESASRTAASAN; encoded by the coding sequence ATGAAGATTTATTTAGCCAATCCTCGCGGATTCTGCGCGGGCGTCGACCGCGCTATCGATATTGTCGATTTGTCCCTGAAAAAATACGGCGCACCGATTTACGTGCGCCATGAGATCGTCCATAGCCGGCACGTGGTGAATTCGCTCCGGCACAAGGGCGCCGTATTTGTGGAAGAGTTAAACGAGGTGCCGGAAGGTTCCGTGGTGATCTTCAGCGCCCACGGTGTGGCGAAGTCGGTGTGGGAAGAGGCGCAGAGCCGCCGCCTGCATGTGATCGACGCCACCTGCCCGCTGGTGATCAAAGTGCATAACGAAGTTAACCGCGATTACACGCAAGGCTACGAATTGATTCTGATCGGCCATGCGGGGCACCCCGAGGTCATCGGGACGCTGGGCCAGATCCCGGACAAGTTTCACCTGGTGTCCTCGGTGCAGGATGTGGAAACGCTCCACGTTGAAAAAACTCAGAATCTTTCCTACGTCACCCAGACGACCCTCAGCGTGGATGAATGCCGCGATATCGTTGAAGCCCTGCATCGGCGTTTTCCGAATATCAAAGGCCCGCATCAGGAAGATATTTGTTACGCCACGCAGAACCGCCAGAATGCGGTCAAGTCGTTGTCGAAGCTGGTCGATGTCATTCTCGTCATCGGGTCGCCGAACAGTTCCAACTCGAACCGGTTGCGTGAATTGGGCGAGCATTGCGGCATTCCCTCCTATCTGATCGATGCCGCATCGGATATCAATCCGGATTGGTTGAAGGATGCGAAGAGCGTGGGCCTATCGGCCGGCGCCTCCGCTCCTGAAGTTCTCGTCACGGAAGTGGTGGCCTATCTGAAGCGCCTGGGCTCTTCGGAAGAGGTCGAGGAATTGACCGTCATCGAAGAGGACGTGGAATTTCTCCTTCCAAAGGAATTGGTCACCATCGAGTCTGCGTCACGCACTGCGGCTTCCGCGAACTAA
- the bamD gene encoding outer membrane protein assembly factor BamD, protein MHRHSRGWYVRLAVVVGLLCFASGCSSKPKTTAQGKPVSGTDEQIFLGDTIEKNYDPNVIMKRGEAFFDKEEFAEAIVEYQHFLELHRSHQLAVYAQFRLAESHLRMGKSIDRDPEPIQKAIAAFEKLRKEFPNSKYEAQALQRLADCHDWLAQTHLFVGQFYYRRSSYLAAAHRFDMIVKDYPDKKVAPDALYYLALTYQELGANDWALEKLQLLAEKYPNSDVAGSGRRLLAKLGKQSPPPAIASTKEAPAPQSQPHDTLLAASVPSAFTAPAVPDLKRAPSAALSQPFVSCRLGAWC, encoded by the coding sequence ATGCATCGGCATTCGAGGGGTTGGTATGTGCGCCTGGCCGTCGTGGTGGGACTGCTGTGTTTTGCGTCCGGATGTTCCAGCAAACCGAAAACCACCGCTCAAGGCAAACCGGTGAGCGGGACAGACGAGCAGATCTTCCTCGGTGACACCATTGAAAAGAACTATGATCCCAATGTGATCATGAAACGCGGCGAGGCCTTCTTCGACAAGGAAGAATTCGCCGAGGCCATCGTGGAATACCAGCATTTTCTGGAATTGCATCGCAGCCACCAGCTGGCCGTGTATGCTCAGTTCCGTTTAGCTGAAAGCCATCTTCGGATGGGAAAATCGATCGACCGCGATCCGGAACCGATTCAGAAAGCCATCGCAGCGTTTGAGAAATTGCGGAAGGAATTCCCCAACAGTAAATATGAAGCCCAAGCGCTCCAGCGCCTGGCCGACTGCCATGATTGGCTTGCTCAGACTCACCTGTTTGTCGGGCAGTTTTACTATCGCCGCTCGTCGTACCTGGCGGCCGCCCACCGATTCGACATGATCGTGAAGGATTATCCGGACAAGAAGGTGGCTCCGGACGCCTTGTACTATCTGGCCTTGACCTATCAGGAACTCGGGGCGAACGATTGGGCGTTGGAAAAACTCCAGCTATTAGCGGAAAAATATCCGAACAGCGACGTGGCAGGAAGTGGCCGCCGGCTGCTGGCCAAACTGGGGAAACAATCGCCGCCGCCGGCCATCGCGTCCACCAAGGAAGCGCCGGCGCCGCAGAGCCAACCGCACGACACGCTGCTCGCGGCCTCGGTCCCATCAGCGTTTACTGCGCCGGCCGTGCCTGACCTCAAACGCGCTCCAAGCGCTGCCCTATCTCAGCCGTTCGTTTCGTGCCGGCTTGGCGCCTGGTGCTAA
- a CDS encoding HAMP domain-containing protein — MNLGIRWKVALGTLAAVLVGLVVAGWLVIRSVEQTELSRMAEMLETRSGLAAMTLRPLFDHPGQAVSVPLLHATVHELSHQAHLRITVIKQDGTVLSDSAVPAGGLTHVDNHLARPEVAQALASGRGMDIRASQTTGERTYYVARLLSEQVPLQPGVPVIRLGLSLTSIDERVRHIQQDLVTAFGAAFLLAMALSLWVSRNLTKPLSEMAAAAHQLATGTPGIRLIVSSSDEVGLLAQTLNQMTDQLETKIKEVSDDRAQLLAMLIAMVEGVMVLDYRGTVVQVNPALERMFALELTESRGRHYAELIRHEGLTTLVSGVLQTRSGQGGEIILSPSGRCLRVEASIAGGSREQEACAVFVFHDITELRRLEKIRKDFVANVSHELRTPLTSIKGYVEALLDGGKDDPATAAAFLEIIMRQSNRLNLILDDLLQLSQIESGQVLFRREPVELRALLERTVAVIKPLADKKHHTIELSLPEEYVVVEGDEERLAQVFINLLENAVKYTPDQGRISMTIRHATQSRSVSARPMIEVLVADSGIGIPEADRPRVFERFYRVDKARSRELGGTGLGLAIVKHIVEAHNGHVWVEGNAPRGSRFVVHLPVAQESPTTISTGAGNT; from the coding sequence ATGAACCTCGGCATCCGGTGGAAAGTCGCCCTGGGCACGCTCGCCGCCGTCCTCGTCGGCCTCGTGGTCGCGGGCTGGCTCGTGATCCGCTCGGTCGAACAGACCGAACTCAGCCGCATGGCCGAGATGCTGGAGACGCGCAGCGGCCTGGCCGCCATGACCCTCCGGCCGCTCTTTGACCACCCCGGACAAGCCGTTTCAGTACCGCTGCTTCATGCCACCGTCCACGAACTGAGCCACCAGGCTCACCTTCGCATCACCGTCATCAAGCAGGACGGCACTGTGCTTTCGGATAGCGCCGTCCCCGCCGGGGGCCTGACACACGTCGACAATCATCTTGCTCGTCCAGAAGTGGCACAAGCCCTGGCATCAGGGCGAGGCATGGATATTCGAGCCAGCCAGACCACCGGAGAACGCACCTATTATGTCGCGCGACTCCTTTCAGAACAGGTGCCCCTGCAACCGGGCGTTCCGGTCATCCGCCTCGGCCTGTCGTTGACCTCCATTGATGAGCGAGTGCGGCACATTCAGCAAGATCTGGTGACGGCGTTCGGCGCCGCCTTTCTCCTCGCCATGGCCCTCAGTCTCTGGGTCTCGCGTAATCTGACGAAGCCCCTGTCTGAGATGGCCGCTGCCGCCCACCAACTCGCGACGGGAACGCCGGGGATCCGCCTCATTGTCTCCTCATCGGACGAGGTCGGTTTGCTGGCGCAGACCCTCAACCAGATGACCGATCAGCTGGAAACGAAAATCAAGGAGGTCTCCGACGACCGCGCGCAACTCCTGGCCATGCTCATCGCGATGGTCGAGGGCGTCATGGTGTTGGATTATCGAGGAACGGTGGTCCAGGTCAATCCGGCGTTGGAGCGCATGTTCGCCTTGGAACTGACGGAATCGCGCGGCCGCCACTATGCCGAACTCATCCGGCACGAAGGACTGACCACGCTCGTCTCTGGCGTGCTGCAGACGCGTTCCGGCCAAGGCGGTGAAATTATCCTCTCCCCCAGCGGCCGCTGCCTGCGTGTGGAAGCGTCGATCGCCGGGGGCAGTCGCGAGCAGGAAGCCTGTGCCGTGTTCGTCTTCCACGACATCACCGAGCTGCGCCGGCTGGAGAAAATCCGCAAAGATTTCGTCGCGAACGTGTCCCATGAGCTTCGCACACCGCTCACATCCATCAAGGGATACGTGGAGGCCCTGCTGGACGGAGGCAAGGATGATCCTGCGACGGCCGCCGCGTTTTTGGAAATCATCATGCGGCAAAGCAATCGCCTGAACCTCATCCTCGACGACCTGCTGCAGTTATCGCAAATCGAGTCCGGACAGGTGCTGTTTCGCCGGGAACCGGTGGAATTGCGGGCCTTGCTGGAACGAACGGTTGCAGTCATCAAACCGTTAGCGGACAAGAAGCACCATACGATCGAGTTGTCGCTTCCGGAGGAGTATGTCGTGGTGGAAGGGGACGAAGAGCGCCTGGCCCAGGTCTTTATCAACCTGCTGGAAAACGCCGTGAAATACACCCCGGATCAGGGACGAATCTCCATGACCATCCGGCATGCGACTCAAAGCCGGTCGGTTTCAGCCCGCCCGATGATTGAGGTCCTCGTGGCAGACTCGGGAATCGGCATTCCCGAAGCGGACCGGCCGCGAGTGTTCGAACGATTCTACAGAGTCGATAAGGCCCGCTCGCGCGAACTGGGTGGAACCGGCCTGGGGCTCGCCATCGTCAAACATATTGTCGAGGCTCATAACGGGCATGTCTGGGTGGAAGGCAATGCGCCGAGAGGCAGCCGTTTTGTGGTTCACCTCCCCGTGGCGCAGGAATCGCCTACAACAATTTCGACAGGAGCAGGTAACACATAG
- the fabH gene encoding beta-ketoacyl-ACP synthase III — MKRSRIVGTGSFVPPRVVHNEEVGGPLGLNSDHIIALTGIRTRHWAEPGQASSDLAVEAGQRACEAAGLAPRSLDAILVSTTSPDSAFPSTACHVQRALDAGSVMAFDLSASCSGFLYGLSMADAMIRSGHIRSCLVVAAEVKSCSLDATDRETAVLFGDGAGAVVVVQDESVRPEAAGILGVRLYAEGAGHGLITIPAGGSRKPSGMETVRAKEHLLRMRGSAVFRAAVRHLEQAMVELLKEFGLSAADVTRVIAHQANARILEQLRRRLGLSREVVHSVIERYGNTSSASLPIALDDAVREQRVVAGDLVVLGAFGGGLTWATALMRW; from the coding sequence GTGAAGCGCAGTCGGATTGTCGGGACCGGTTCCTTTGTGCCTCCTCGAGTGGTCCACAACGAGGAGGTGGGGGGGCCGCTTGGGCTGAATTCAGATCACATCATAGCCCTGACCGGTATTCGCACGAGACATTGGGCCGAACCGGGGCAGGCATCCTCGGACCTGGCGGTAGAGGCGGGGCAGCGCGCCTGCGAGGCTGCCGGATTGGCGCCCCGGTCCCTGGACGCGATTCTCGTTTCGACCACCTCGCCGGATAGCGCCTTTCCTTCCACGGCTTGTCACGTGCAGCGGGCCCTAGACGCCGGTTCAGTGATGGCATTTGACCTGTCGGCGTCCTGTTCAGGATTTCTGTATGGATTGTCGATGGCCGATGCCATGATCCGGAGCGGTCACATCCGATCCTGCTTGGTCGTTGCCGCCGAAGTGAAGTCTTGCTCGCTGGACGCGACAGACAGAGAAACAGCCGTGCTGTTCGGTGATGGCGCCGGTGCCGTTGTGGTTGTGCAGGATGAGTCGGTTCGGCCGGAGGCTGCCGGCATTCTTGGTGTGCGCCTGTATGCGGAAGGGGCGGGGCATGGCCTCATCACGATTCCCGCAGGAGGGTCGCGGAAGCCAAGTGGGATGGAAACCGTCCGTGCGAAGGAGCACCTGCTGCGGATGCGGGGGAGCGCCGTGTTTCGCGCTGCGGTCCGTCATCTGGAGCAGGCGATGGTCGAACTGCTGAAGGAATTTGGGCTCTCGGCCGCTGATGTCACCCGGGTCATTGCCCACCAGGCCAACGCCAGAATTTTAGAGCAGCTCCGTCGCCGCCTCGGGCTATCTCGGGAGGTGGTCCATTCGGTGATCGAACGTTATGGGAATACCTCGTCTGCATCCCTTCCGATCGCTTTGGACGATGCGGTCCGGGAACAGCGGGTCGTGGCAGGAGATCTCGTGGTACTAGGGGCATTTGGCGGAGGCTTAACCTGGGCCACAGCATTGATGCGCTGGTAA
- a CDS encoding cytochrome c biogenesis protein CcdA, with protein sequence MTDSVQSISLVAAFSAGLLSFVSPCVLPLVPSYISYITGLSIEQLTDVSERSRFRKAIIVNSLLFIAGFSTVFVAFGASASLLGQALMTYQEHLRRFGGIVVIVFGLYLLGILNLNFLKMEHRYQFRNRPAGFLGSFLIGIAFAAGWTPCVGPVLGTILLYASTTESMFSGVVLLTFYSLGLALPLFLTALGVDRFLSYFKEVRAYLWGVSTVSGVLLIVVGVMIYANSLTMITSFLERYGIGWYLGQ encoded by the coding sequence ATGACCGACTCTGTGCAATCGATTTCACTGGTGGCTGCGTTTTCTGCCGGGTTGTTGTCTTTTGTTTCCCCCTGCGTCCTGCCGCTGGTGCCGTCTTACATTTCGTACATCACAGGCCTTTCGATCGAACAGCTGACCGATGTTTCTGAACGAAGCCGGTTTCGCAAGGCGATCATTGTGAACTCGCTGCTGTTTATCGCCGGGTTTTCAACGGTGTTCGTGGCGTTCGGGGCTTCAGCGAGCTTGCTGGGCCAGGCCTTGATGACCTATCAAGAACATTTGCGACGGTTTGGCGGAATCGTCGTGATCGTGTTCGGGCTCTATCTCTTGGGAATCCTGAATCTGAATTTCCTCAAAATGGAACACCGGTACCAGTTTCGGAATCGTCCGGCCGGTTTTCTTGGCTCGTTCTTGATCGGGATCGCATTTGCAGCTGGATGGACCCCCTGCGTCGGGCCTGTTCTTGGGACGATCCTCCTCTATGCAAGCACGACTGAGTCGATGTTCAGTGGAGTGGTCTTACTTACATTCTACTCCCTGGGATTGGCCCTGCCCTTGTTCCTCACGGCGTTGGGAGTCGATCGATTCCTCAGTTACTTCAAGGAAGTGCGCGCCTATCTCTGGGGCGTCTCTACGGTGAGCGGGGTATTGCTCATTGTCGTGGGCGTGATGATCTATGCGAACTCGTTGACCATGATCACGAGCTTTCTCGAACGATACGGAATTGGCTGGTACCTCGGGCAGTAG
- a CDS encoding redoxin domain-containing protein, whose translation MIGVGLVSGGVLFADVYGASSNSNPAPLTVVSRAPQVDDEAPNFLLKDSEGFNVTLDQFRGKVVLLNFWATWCGPCKIEMPAMEQLYRSFSRKEFEILAVSTDAQGTAVTRPFQQEVGFTFPVLHDADFRIGLQYGARQLPMTFLIDRKGIIRNRIPGARDWSTPAGKRLVEALLQGS comes from the coding sequence ATGATCGGCGTGGGATTAGTGTCCGGCGGAGTCCTTTTTGCCGACGTCTACGGAGCTTCGTCCAATTCGAACCCTGCTCCCCTCACGGTAGTGAGTCGTGCGCCGCAGGTCGATGACGAGGCGCCGAACTTTCTCTTGAAGGATTCCGAAGGATTCAATGTCACCTTGGATCAGTTTCGCGGGAAGGTTGTGCTTCTGAATTTTTGGGCCACGTGGTGTGGTCCCTGCAAAATCGAAATGCCGGCAATGGAACAGCTGTATCGATCCTTCAGCCGCAAGGAATTTGAAATTCTGGCGGTTTCAACCGATGCCCAGGGCACGGCTGTCACCCGGCCTTTTCAGCAGGAGGTCGGCTTCACATTTCCCGTGCTCCATGACGCCGATTTCAGGATCGGGCTTCAGTACGGTGCTCGCCAGCTGCCGATGACATTTCTGATCGACCGCAAAGGCATCATTCGCAACCGGATTCCCGGGGCTCGCGACTGGAGCACGCCGGCAGGGAAACGGTTAGTCGAAGCGTTGTTGCAAGGGTCTTAG
- a CDS encoding inorganic phosphate transporter, whose product MAELSGLLLVVVILALLFDFSNGWHDSANAIATVVSTRVVSPSTAVLVAGGLNVAGAFMSTAVAKMVGTGIVDPQSVTQTVVASALAGAIVWNFMTLLLGLPTSSSHALIGGLVGAALTHGGMGAVKFSGLRSVLEAMVLSPFFGFAIGLVLMVVLSWLFFRVPRALALRLFSRLQLVSASFMAFSHGANDAQKAMGIITLALVSAGVLPTAEVPTWVIGSCAVAMGLGTAVGGWRIVRTLGMRIVKLEPVHGFAAETGAAIVLMATAHIGLPVSTTHTITSTVMGVGAVKRLSAVRWGVTRRILSAWLFTLPGAALLSTMCYLLLSKLL is encoded by the coding sequence ATGGCTGAACTGAGCGGATTATTGTTAGTCGTGGTGATTCTGGCGTTGCTCTTTGACTTTTCCAACGGCTGGCATGACAGCGCCAATGCCATCGCGACGGTGGTCTCGACCCGTGTGGTCAGTCCCTCCACGGCGGTTCTTGTCGCCGGTGGTCTCAACGTGGCCGGCGCGTTCATGTCCACTGCGGTGGCCAAAATGGTGGGCACCGGGATCGTCGATCCTCAGTCGGTGACCCAGACTGTGGTGGCCTCGGCCCTGGCGGGCGCCATTGTGTGGAATTTCATGACCCTCTTGCTGGGGCTGCCGACCAGTTCATCCCATGCACTCATTGGCGGGTTGGTGGGGGCCGCGCTGACCCATGGTGGAATGGGAGCCGTCAAATTTTCCGGACTACGGTCGGTACTTGAGGCGATGGTCCTCTCCCCGTTTTTCGGGTTTGCGATCGGGCTGGTGTTGATGGTTGTGCTGAGCTGGCTCTTTTTTCGAGTGCCGCGAGCCCTGGCCCTGAGGTTGTTTTCCCGGCTGCAACTCGTGTCCGCGAGTTTTATGGCCTTCAGTCACGGAGCGAACGATGCGCAGAAGGCCATGGGGATTATCACGTTGGCACTCGTCTCGGCCGGGGTGCTTCCTACTGCGGAAGTGCCGACCTGGGTGATCGGGTCCTGCGCTGTTGCGATGGGGCTCGGGACGGCGGTGGGAGGATGGCGAATCGTACGGACCCTGGGCATGCGGATTGTAAAACTCGAGCCGGTCCATGGATTTGCGGCCGAGACCGGAGCCGCAATCGTGTTGATGGCCACGGCCCATATCGGGCTTCCGGTCAGCACGACGCATACCATCACCTCGACCGTGATGGGTGTCGGAGCCGTCAAGCGGTTATCGGCCGTGCGGTGGGGCGTGACCCGTCGCATCCTGTCGGCGTGGCTCTTCACCCTACCGGGAGCGGCGCTCCTCTCGACTATGTGTTACCTGCTCCTGTCGAAATTGTTGTAG